Proteins from a single region of Halichoerus grypus chromosome 13, mHalGry1.hap1.1, whole genome shotgun sequence:
- the LOC118528841 gene encoding uncharacterized protein LOC118528841 isoform X6 gives MAGRFRTASCWGLLSFKDISMEFTWEEWQLLDSTQKYLYRDVILENYSHLVSVGYHGTKPDLIFKLEQGEEPWIINAKVSRQSCPEGWKEWYQKNQDEFENIEGSYACGAFGKRHLSRTHVPSRQRIHKYNTHGKGLTQNSGSTKSCLRKNPDKFHGYEESYFLKHQRAHSIEKNCVCNECGKAFRCKSQLIVHLRIHTGERPYECTKCERAFSAKSNLNAHQRVHTGEKPYSCSECGKVFSFRSQLIVHQEIHTGGKPYGCSECGKAYSWKSQLLLHQRSHTGVKPYECGECGKAFSLKSPFVVHQRTHTGVKPHKCSECGKAFRSKSYLLVHIRMHTGEKPYQCSDCGKAFNMKTQLVVHQGIHTGNNPYQCSECGKAFGRKEQLTAHLRAHAGEKPYGCSECGKAFSSKSYLVIHRRTHTGERPYECSFCERAFCGKSQLIIHQRTHSTEKPYECSECEKAYPRKASLQIHQKTHSGEKPFKCGECGKAFTQKSSLSEHQRVHTGEKPWKCSECGKSFCWNSGLRIHRKTHK, from the exons ATGGCCGGCAGGTTTCGGACAGCTTCGTGTTGG GGATTATTGTCATTCAAGGATATATCTATGGAGTTCACCTGGGAAGAGTGGCAGTTACTGGACTCTACGCAGAAGTACCTGTACAGGGATGTGATACTGGAGAACTATAGCCACCTGGTGTCTGTGG GGTATCATGGTACCAAACCTGATTTAATCTTCAAGTTGGAGCAAGGAGAGGAGCCATGGATAATAAATGCCAAAGTTTCCCGTCAGAGCTGTCCAG aaGGTTGGAAAGAATGGTACCAGAAAAATCAAGATGAGTTTGAAAATATCGAGGGAAGTTATGCTTGTGGCGCATTTGGAAAACGTCATCTGAGCAGAACCCATGTTCCTTCAAGACAAAGAATCCATAAGTACAACACACATGGAAAAGGTCTGACACAAAACTCAGGTTCAACCAAAAGCTGTCTGAGAAAAAATCCTGATAAGTTCCATGGATATGAAGAATCCTATTTTCTTAAGCATCAAAGAGCTCATAGTATAgaaaaaaactgtgtgtgtaatgaatgtgggaaagcttttCGTTGTAAGTCACAACTGATTGTCCATCTCAGAATTCATACGGGAGAGAGGCCTTACGAATGCACCAAATGTGAAAGGGCATTCAGTGCCAAGTCAAACCTTAATGCTCATCAGAGGGTGCACACGGGAGAAAAGCCCTACTCCTGCAGTGAGTGTGGGAAGGTATTCTCCTTCAGGTCACAGCTCATCGTCCATCAGGAAATTCACACAGGGGGGAAACCTTATGgctgcagtgaatgtgggaaagcctacAGCTGGAAATCACAGCTGCTTTTACACCAGAGAAGCCACACGGGCGTGAAACCTTATGAATGTGGggagtgtgggaaagccttcagtttGAAGTCACCGTTCGTCGTACACCAGAGGACTCACACAGGAGTGAAGCCCCATaaatgcagtgaatgtgggaaggcTTTTAGGAGTAAGTCCTACCTCCTGGTTCACATCAGAATGCACACAGGGGAGAAACCCTACCAGTGCAGCGATTGTGGGAAAGCCTTCAATATGAAGACACAACTTGTTGTTCACCAGGGAATCCACACGGGAAATAATCCTTAtcagtgcagtgaatgtgggaaagccttcggTAGGAAGGAACAGCTCACCGCACATCTGAGAGCGCATGCAGGCGAGAAGCCCTACGGATGCAGTGAGTGTGGGAAGGCTTTCAGCAGCAAATCATATCTTGTTATACATAGGAGAACGCACACTGGAGAGAGACCCTACGAGTGTAGTTTCTGTGAGAGAGCCTTTTGTGGGAAATCCCAACTCATCATACACCAGAGGACTCACTCGAcggagaaaccctatgaatgcaGCGAATGTGAGAAAGCCTATCCCAGGAAGGCGTCACTTCAGATACACCAGAAAACTCACTCGGGAGAAAAACCTTTTAAGTGTGgtgaatgtgggaaggccttcactCAGAAGTCGTCCCTCAGTGAACATCAGAGAgttcacacaggagagaagccGTGGAAATGCTctgaatgtgggaaatccttcTGTTGGAACTCAGGGCTTCGTATACATCGAAAAACTCACAAGTGA
- the LOC118528841 gene encoding uncharacterized protein LOC118528841 isoform X7 — translation MAGRFRTASCWDISMEFTWEEWQLLDSTQKYLYRDVILENYSHLVSVGYHGTKPDLIFKLEQGEEPWIINAKVSRQSCPEGWKEWYQKNQDEFENIEGSYACGAFGKRHLSRTHVPSRQRIHKYNTHGKGLTQNSGSTKSCLRKNPDKFHGYEESYFLKHQRAHSIEKNCVCNECGKAFRCKSQLIVHLRIHTGERPYECTKCERAFSAKSNLNAHQRVHTGEKPYSCSECGKVFSFRSQLIVHQEIHTGGKPYGCSECGKAYSWKSQLLLHQRSHTGVKPYECGECGKAFSLKSPFVVHQRTHTGVKPHKCSECGKAFRSKSYLLVHIRMHTGEKPYQCSDCGKAFNMKTQLVVHQGIHTGNNPYQCSECGKAFGRKEQLTAHLRAHAGEKPYGCSECGKAFSSKSYLVIHRRTHTGERPYECSFCERAFCGKSQLIIHQRTHSTEKPYECSECEKAYPRKASLQIHQKTHSGEKPFKCGECGKAFTQKSSLSEHQRVHTGEKPWKCSECGKSFCWNSGLRIHRKTHK, via the exons ATGGCCGGCAGGTTTCGGACAGCTTCGTGTTGG GATATATCTATGGAGTTCACCTGGGAAGAGTGGCAGTTACTGGACTCTACGCAGAAGTACCTGTACAGGGATGTGATACTGGAGAACTATAGCCACCTGGTGTCTGTGG GGTATCATGGTACCAAACCTGATTTAATCTTCAAGTTGGAGCAAGGAGAGGAGCCATGGATAATAAATGCCAAAGTTTCCCGTCAGAGCTGTCCAG aaGGTTGGAAAGAATGGTACCAGAAAAATCAAGATGAGTTTGAAAATATCGAGGGAAGTTATGCTTGTGGCGCATTTGGAAAACGTCATCTGAGCAGAACCCATGTTCCTTCAAGACAAAGAATCCATAAGTACAACACACATGGAAAAGGTCTGACACAAAACTCAGGTTCAACCAAAAGCTGTCTGAGAAAAAATCCTGATAAGTTCCATGGATATGAAGAATCCTATTTTCTTAAGCATCAAAGAGCTCATAGTATAgaaaaaaactgtgtgtgtaatgaatgtgggaaagcttttCGTTGTAAGTCACAACTGATTGTCCATCTCAGAATTCATACGGGAGAGAGGCCTTACGAATGCACCAAATGTGAAAGGGCATTCAGTGCCAAGTCAAACCTTAATGCTCATCAGAGGGTGCACACGGGAGAAAAGCCCTACTCCTGCAGTGAGTGTGGGAAGGTATTCTCCTTCAGGTCACAGCTCATCGTCCATCAGGAAATTCACACAGGGGGGAAACCTTATGgctgcagtgaatgtgggaaagcctacAGCTGGAAATCACAGCTGCTTTTACACCAGAGAAGCCACACGGGCGTGAAACCTTATGAATGTGGggagtgtgggaaagccttcagtttGAAGTCACCGTTCGTCGTACACCAGAGGACTCACACAGGAGTGAAGCCCCATaaatgcagtgaatgtgggaaggcTTTTAGGAGTAAGTCCTACCTCCTGGTTCACATCAGAATGCACACAGGGGAGAAACCCTACCAGTGCAGCGATTGTGGGAAAGCCTTCAATATGAAGACACAACTTGTTGTTCACCAGGGAATCCACACGGGAAATAATCCTTAtcagtgcagtgaatgtgggaaagccttcggTAGGAAGGAACAGCTCACCGCACATCTGAGAGCGCATGCAGGCGAGAAGCCCTACGGATGCAGTGAGTGTGGGAAGGCTTTCAGCAGCAAATCATATCTTGTTATACATAGGAGAACGCACACTGGAGAGAGACCCTACGAGTGTAGTTTCTGTGAGAGAGCCTTTTGTGGGAAATCCCAACTCATCATACACCAGAGGACTCACTCGAcggagaaaccctatgaatgcaGCGAATGTGAGAAAGCCTATCCCAGGAAGGCGTCACTTCAGATACACCAGAAAACTCACTCGGGAGAAAAACCTTTTAAGTGTGgtgaatgtgggaaggccttcactCAGAAGTCGTCCCTCAGTGAACATCAGAGAgttcacacaggagagaagccGTGGAAATGCTctgaatgtgggaaatccttcTGTTGGAACTCAGGGCTTCGTATACATCGAAAAACTCACAAGTGA
- the LOC118528841 gene encoding uncharacterized protein LOC118528841 isoform X5 encodes MGDSLLETSCPLGLLSFKDISMEFTWEEWQLLDSTQKYLYRDVILENYSHLVSVGYHGTKPDLIFKLEQGEEPWIINAKVSRQSCPEGWKEWYQKNQDEFENIEGSYACGAFGKRHLSRTHVPSRQRIHKYNTHGKGLTQNSGSTKSCLRKNPDKFHGYEESYFLKHQRAHSIEKNCVCNECGKAFRCKSQLIVHLRIHTGERPYECTKCERAFSAKSNLNAHQRVHTGEKPYSCSECGKVFSFRSQLIVHQEIHTGGKPYGCSECGKAYSWKSQLLLHQRSHTGVKPYECGECGKAFSLKSPFVVHQRTHTGVKPHKCSECGKAFRSKSYLLVHIRMHTGEKPYQCSDCGKAFNMKTQLVVHQGIHTGNNPYQCSECGKAFGRKEQLTAHLRAHAGEKPYGCSECGKAFSSKSYLVIHRRTHTGERPYECSFCERAFCGKSQLIIHQRTHSTEKPYECSECEKAYPRKASLQIHQKTHSGEKPFKCGECGKAFTQKSSLSEHQRVHTGEKPWKCSECGKSFCWNSGLRIHRKTHK; translated from the exons ATGGGGGACAGTCTCCTGGAAACCAGCTGCCCTTTG GGATTATTGTCATTCAAGGATATATCTATGGAGTTCACCTGGGAAGAGTGGCAGTTACTGGACTCTACGCAGAAGTACCTGTACAGGGATGTGATACTGGAGAACTATAGCCACCTGGTGTCTGTGG GGTATCATGGTACCAAACCTGATTTAATCTTCAAGTTGGAGCAAGGAGAGGAGCCATGGATAATAAATGCCAAAGTTTCCCGTCAGAGCTGTCCAG aaGGTTGGAAAGAATGGTACCAGAAAAATCAAGATGAGTTTGAAAATATCGAGGGAAGTTATGCTTGTGGCGCATTTGGAAAACGTCATCTGAGCAGAACCCATGTTCCTTCAAGACAAAGAATCCATAAGTACAACACACATGGAAAAGGTCTGACACAAAACTCAGGTTCAACCAAAAGCTGTCTGAGAAAAAATCCTGATAAGTTCCATGGATATGAAGAATCCTATTTTCTTAAGCATCAAAGAGCTCATAGTATAgaaaaaaactgtgtgtgtaatgaatgtgggaaagcttttCGTTGTAAGTCACAACTGATTGTCCATCTCAGAATTCATACGGGAGAGAGGCCTTACGAATGCACCAAATGTGAAAGGGCATTCAGTGCCAAGTCAAACCTTAATGCTCATCAGAGGGTGCACACGGGAGAAAAGCCCTACTCCTGCAGTGAGTGTGGGAAGGTATTCTCCTTCAGGTCACAGCTCATCGTCCATCAGGAAATTCACACAGGGGGGAAACCTTATGgctgcagtgaatgtgggaaagcctacAGCTGGAAATCACAGCTGCTTTTACACCAGAGAAGCCACACGGGCGTGAAACCTTATGAATGTGGggagtgtgggaaagccttcagtttGAAGTCACCGTTCGTCGTACACCAGAGGACTCACACAGGAGTGAAGCCCCATaaatgcagtgaatgtgggaaggcTTTTAGGAGTAAGTCCTACCTCCTGGTTCACATCAGAATGCACACAGGGGAGAAACCCTACCAGTGCAGCGATTGTGGGAAAGCCTTCAATATGAAGACACAACTTGTTGTTCACCAGGGAATCCACACGGGAAATAATCCTTAtcagtgcagtgaatgtgggaaagccttcggTAGGAAGGAACAGCTCACCGCACATCTGAGAGCGCATGCAGGCGAGAAGCCCTACGGATGCAGTGAGTGTGGGAAGGCTTTCAGCAGCAAATCATATCTTGTTATACATAGGAGAACGCACACTGGAGAGAGACCCTACGAGTGTAGTTTCTGTGAGAGAGCCTTTTGTGGGAAATCCCAACTCATCATACACCAGAGGACTCACTCGAcggagaaaccctatgaatgcaGCGAATGTGAGAAAGCCTATCCCAGGAAGGCGTCACTTCAGATACACCAGAAAACTCACTCGGGAGAAAAACCTTTTAAGTGTGgtgaatgtgggaaggccttcactCAGAAGTCGTCCCTCAGTGAACATCAGAGAgttcacacaggagagaagccGTGGAAATGCTctgaatgtgggaaatccttcTGTTGGAACTCAGGGCTTCGTATACATCGAAAAACTCACAAGTGA